From a region of the Tenggerimyces flavus genome:
- a CDS encoding MOSC domain-containing protein, whose protein sequence is MAKVLTVNLAHPRPNPDKGLLLTGIDKRPTAEPVEVRAPGPKQGGLGSGLVGDVLGDTDNHGGESQAVYAYAREDLDDWARTLGRDLSNGQFGENLTTSGVDVTGALIGERWQIGDEVVLEVAVPRIPCRTFAGWLAEHQWIKTFTKAAIPGAYLRVQTPGKVRAGDRLTVLDRPEHDVTIGLVFRALTLEPELLPQLLVADALPEETKERARRRTGFQLDD, encoded by the coding sequence ATGGCGAAGGTCCTGACGGTCAACCTCGCGCACCCGCGTCCCAATCCGGACAAGGGATTGCTGCTCACCGGCATCGACAAGCGGCCGACCGCCGAGCCGGTCGAGGTGCGCGCACCTGGGCCGAAGCAAGGCGGGCTCGGCAGCGGGCTGGTCGGCGACGTGCTCGGCGACACCGACAACCACGGCGGTGAGTCCCAGGCCGTGTACGCGTACGCCCGCGAGGACCTCGACGACTGGGCCCGCACGCTCGGGCGTGACCTGAGCAACGGCCAGTTCGGCGAGAACCTCACCACCTCGGGCGTCGACGTCACCGGCGCGCTTATCGGCGAGCGCTGGCAGATCGGCGACGAGGTCGTGCTCGAGGTCGCGGTCCCGCGCATCCCGTGCCGGACGTTCGCCGGCTGGCTCGCCGAACACCAGTGGATCAAGACGTTCACCAAGGCCGCCATCCCCGGCGCCTACCTGCGCGTGCAGACGCCCGGCAAGGTCCGCGCCGGCGACCGGCTCACCGTCCTCGACCGGCCTGAGCACGACGTCACGATCGGCCTGGTCTTCCGCGCGCTCACCCTCGAGCCCGAGCTGCTGCCGCAGCTGCTGGTCGCGGACGCACTACCCGAGGAGACCAAGGAGCGCGCCCGCCGGCGTACCGGGTTCCAGCTCGACGACTAG
- a CDS encoding peptidoglycan-binding domain-containing protein, with protein MRQSRLVFTLLLVGVVLLATAQPSSAFANAFFHTQSTGNRGADVLAIQHLLNHHGQTAATDGVLNTGTDTAVRAFQSAKGLSVDGIVGPATWGALVPTLREGASGAAVRALQVELNAKRRLNLAVDGVFDAEVTSAVRTFQSHAGIGVDGVVGPITWRNLVWHYDYPDFSAGACDQDPDGNGTANWATAAAIAQLEQGIRSFQATGQGLVPYGDAGFEHGGDIPGHGSHEVGLDIDIWPIRTDNGQCTAGRITWQSATYDRAATRQLIQAIRAAAPGHIRWVFFNDPTLISEGLSTHEANHDNHLHVRYCEKVHPSSLYDC; from the coding sequence ATGCGTCAGTCCCGGCTCGTCTTCACGCTCCTGCTCGTCGGCGTGGTCCTCCTCGCCACGGCCCAGCCGTCGAGCGCGTTCGCCAACGCGTTCTTCCACACCCAGAGCACGGGCAACCGCGGCGCGGACGTGCTCGCGATCCAGCACCTGCTCAACCACCACGGTCAGACCGCCGCCACCGACGGCGTGCTCAACACCGGGACGGATACCGCGGTCCGCGCGTTCCAGTCCGCGAAGGGGCTGAGCGTCGACGGCATCGTCGGACCCGCGACCTGGGGCGCGCTCGTCCCGACGCTCCGCGAGGGCGCGAGCGGTGCCGCCGTCCGCGCGTTGCAAGTCGAGCTGAACGCCAAGCGCCGGCTCAACCTCGCGGTCGACGGCGTGTTCGACGCCGAGGTGACGAGCGCGGTCCGTACGTTCCAGTCGCATGCCGGCATCGGTGTCGACGGGGTCGTCGGGCCGATCACCTGGCGCAACCTGGTCTGGCACTACGACTATCCGGACTTCAGTGCGGGCGCCTGTGATCAGGACCCGGACGGGAACGGTACGGCGAACTGGGCCACCGCGGCGGCGATCGCCCAACTGGAGCAGGGGATCCGCTCGTTCCAGGCGACCGGCCAGGGCCTCGTGCCGTACGGTGACGCCGGCTTCGAGCACGGCGGCGACATCCCCGGCCACGGCAGCCACGAGGTCGGGCTGGACATCGACATCTGGCCGATCCGTACCGACAACGGCCAGTGCACCGCCGGACGGATCACCTGGCAGTCCGCCACGTACGACCGCGCCGCGACCCGCCAACTGATCCAGGCGATCCGCGCGGCCGCACCCGGGCACATCCGGTGGGTCTTCTTCAACGACCCGACGCTGATCTCCGAGGGTCTGTCCACGCACGAGGCCAACCACGACAACCACCTGCACGTCCGGTACTGCGAAAAGGTGCATCCGAGTTCGCTGTACGACTGCTAA